A part of Aspergillus flavus chromosome 5, complete sequence genomic DNA contains:
- a CDS encoding uncharacterized protein (of unknown function-domain containing protein), translating into MTNEDRYSPTSETYERSEALALSLVERCRDLINELDAFRALLEKTQRNPQLVEIRSLRSNVVSELRTLEKVSGQIRALADAAVAAADGEEEEQEVEPRLMHALRSTNLPFYETVWQIARRSCTGLVAFGKRFYWDGDGVVEDEGKKRPNKDKRKSVFVDIVADDGLEWVKVSTISETRLLFEMAKKGWEADSDAESGEERTVLRNFDDDGGSDDEDEDEIELVKLASDMRKAANRTRVRYRHPRLRLVIPKIEEGESREIDDLLKVLRNYDITVECGESALSSRVGGNDDDATSATAEGHLHHLLPAPFKSFTSTLNVDCTLLLALVSDVSHFKNIEPSPEYHRAIIRQLEFERERPLLATELWPAMEGHDLVCTDEATRRMREIVNTIGTETEKRRTEILFGDTPSESRGTKSVIQEFQELSDYEIPPQLTMPVKTVKAKSLIDSAIEQGKLPPVFQKVAEVLSNINHSVFFYGWVTGMTTISSNRTVVKQIETIIEQHRNGDEDLEGPQVWVCDTARSLIGKEKGRKS; encoded by the coding sequence ATGACCAACGAAGACCGTTACTCCCCGACTTCCGAAACCTACGAAAGAAGCGAAGCCCTCGCCCTCTCCCTCGTAGAAAGATGCCGAGATCTCATCAACGAACTAGACGCCTTCCGCGCCCTTCTCGAGAAAACCCAGCGTAACCCCCAACTAGTCGAGATCCGATCCCTACGCTCCAATGTCGTCTCCGAACTACGGACTCTGGAGAAAGTGTCCGGGCAGATACGCGCGCTTGCGGAtgcagcagtagcagcagcagacggtgaagaagaagagcaggaagTTGAGCCGAGACTGATGCATGCGTTGCGGTCGACGAATTTGCCGTTTTATGAGACTGTTTGGCAGATCGCTCGGAGGAGTTGTACCGGGTTAGTTGCGTTTGGGAAGAGGTTTTATtgggatggggatggggtagtcgaggatgagggaaagaagaggccGAATAAGGATAAGCGGAAGAGTGTGTTTGTGGATATTGTGGCGGATGATGGGCTGGAGTGGGTGAAGGTTTCTACGATCTCGGAGACGAGGCTTTTGTTTGAGATGGCTAAGAAGGGGTGGGAGGCGGATTCGGATGCTGAAtcgggggaggagaggacTGTTTTACGGAATTTTGACGATGATGGTGgttcggatgatgaggatgaggatgagattgagtTGGTTAAGTTGGCGAGTGATATGAGGAAGGCTGCCAATCGCACCAGGGTGAGGTATAGGCATCCTCGCCTAAGACTAGTGATACCAAAGATTGAAGAAGGCGAGAGCCGTGAGATTGATGATTTATTGAAGGTTTTACGAAACTATGATATCACGGTGGAATGTGGTGAGAGTGCACTGTCCTCCAGGGTGGGTGGTAACGACGACGATGCCACGAGTGCAACTGCTGAAGGGCATCtacaccatcttctccccgCGCCATTCAAGAGCTTCACTTCCACTTTGAACGTGGATTGTACATTGTTGCTCGCCCTGGTATCGGATGTCTCGCACTTTAAGAATATAGAGCCTTCGCCAGAGTATCATAGGGCCATCATCCGACAGCTCGAGTTCGAACGTGAGCGGCCACTGCTGGCCACAGAGCTGTGGCCAGCAATGGAAGGACACGACTTAGTGTGCACCGACGAGGCCACAAGACGTATGCGTGAGATCGTGAATACAATTGGCACCGAAACCGAGAAGAGACGAACGGAAATATTATTCGGCGACACTCCATCCGAGAGTCGGGGCACCAAATCTGTCATTCAAGAGTTCCAGGAACTGTCTGATTATGAAATACCACCACAATTAACGATGCCTGTTAAGACAGTCAAAGCTAAGTCTTTGATCGATTCAGCAATAGAACAAGGCAAACTTCCTCCAGTCTTTCAGAAAGTGGCAGAAGTTCTGTCTAATATTAACCACAGCGTGTTCTTTTATGGCTGGGTGACCGGAATGACGACCATATCGAGCAATCGCACTGTGGTTAAACAGATCGAGACAATCATTGAACAGCATAGGAATGGTGACGAAGACTTGGAGGGGCCGCAGGTTTGGGTATGCGATACAGCCAGGAGCTTGAttgggaaagagaaaggccGGAAAAGCTAG
- a CDS encoding histone H3 methyltransferase (WD repeat protein), with the protein MAEAQQQQQPPPPPPPQSQSQQQTPSLCQKVSDILRSFRPTKAFKPSKQDSSNYVTSLDFDDQGDYLVSSGDDETIQIFDIKEGKTTKSVPSKKYGAHLARFTHHSRQVLHASTKVDDSLRLLDLHNEGYVRYFSGHTDKVTCLAVSPGSDSFVSCSKDNTVAIWDLSSRNAQGKLKLATPYLAAFDPSASVIAIASQSTSSVLLYDFRNYDKSPFSTFDLAPYEERYTPSTRGRAWTRLEFSNDGKHLLVGTDYHGHFVLDAFEGTMKAFLVGKNGSPGRAAPVSTTGKPLGQGDACFTPDGRFVLGGSGDHPDILAWDLQQQPDSNNVLQPMCKLPHRGRTALIEYNPRYNVVATADKDIVFWLPEEGSRAPEK; encoded by the exons ATGGCGGAAgctcagcaacaacagcaaccgcCGCCTCCCCCGCCGCCTCAATCACAATCGCAGCAGCAGACCCCATCTCTGTGCCAGAAAGTGTCGGACATCCTTCGTAGCTTTCGCCCCACGAAG GCATTCAAACCATCGAAGCAAGACTCGTCCAACTACGTGACCTCATTGGATTTCGACGACCAAGGCGATTACCTGGTATCCTCAGGGGACGATGAGACCATCCAAATCTTTGACataaaggaaggaaaaacTACAAAGTCTGTTCCTAGTAAGAAGTATGGAGCTCATCTAGCAAGATTCACGCATCACTCTCGTCAGGTCCTCCACGCAAGTACAAAGGTCGATG ACTCGTTGCGATTGCTTGATCTACACAATGAAGGATACGTGCGTTATTTTTCCGGCCATACAGACAAGGTGACATGTCTGGCCGTCTCGCCAGGCAGTGATTCGTTTGTCTCGTGTTCCAAGGATAATACTGTCGCAATATGGGATCTCAGTTCGAGGAATGCGCAGGGCAAATTAAAGCTTGCCACTCCGTACCTTGCTGCATTTGACCCTTCTGCTTCTGTTATCGCCATTGCGTCCCAGTCAACTTCATCGGTTCTACTCTACGACTTCCGGAATTACGACAAGTCTCCTTTTTCTACCTTTGATCTTGCGCCTTACGAAGAAAGATACACGCCTTCTACAAGAGGAAGAGCGTGGACCCGCCTCGAATTCTCCAACGACGGGAAGCACTTGCTGGTCGGAACAGATTACCATGGACATTTTGTCCTCGACGCCTTTGAAGGCACTATGAAGGCGTTCTTGGTTGGCAAGAATGGCTCGCCTGGTAGAGCTGCCCCGGTCTCAACGACGGGTAAGCCTCTTGGCCAGGGAGACGCTTGCTTTACACCGGACGGACGATTTGTTCTTGGAGGCTCTGGTGACCATCCGGATATTCTTGCTTGGgacctgcagcagcagccagaCTCCAATAACGTTCTACAGCCAATGTGCAAGTTGCCTCACCGTGGCCGGACTGCTTTAATCGAGTACAATCCGCGGTACAACGTGGTGGCTACTGCTGATAAAGATATCGTCTTCTGGCTGCCAGAAGAGGGTTCTAGAGCCCCTGAGAAGTAA